The following proteins come from a genomic window of Populus nigra chromosome 6, ddPopNigr1.1, whole genome shotgun sequence:
- the LOC133696851 gene encoding probable WRKY transcription factor 48 codes for MDEMKENNNISSVCTNSMEKREEKKELTRSTILKTENFNMANTSFITPPPPPPATTTSDIDQMPSVFALSTTATPPPPLNSIFDMMPFDIIGGDQKAGSLGFTDLLDINQDFGAAASLFDWFAQNPIVGSQQQQTFVPSPASTLPETSEVLNNPATPNSSASISSSSNEAGNDAFQQVKTGDQEEEQDHDKTKKQLKPKKKNQKRQREPRFAFMTKSEVDHLDDGFRWRKYGQKAVKNSPYPRSYYRCTSAGCGVKKRVERSSDDSSIVVTTYEGQHIHPSPLTPRGSIGILSDSTGFGAATSSFVIPQTQYQQHAYMYSSSPSLNINTTSNTSFSPTFSFHQRRSDSPASLLRDHGLLQDIVPSQMRKEPKEE; via the exons atGGATGAAATGAAGgagaataataatattagtagcGTGTGCACAAATTCCatggagaaaagagaagagaagaaagagctAACAAGATCAACAATATTAAAGACAGAGAATTTCAATATGGCAAATACTTCCTTCAttacaccaccaccaccaccaccagcaacaacaacaagtgATATTGATCAGATGCCTAGTGTTTTTGCTTTATCAACAAcagcaacaccaccaccaccattaaaTAGCATCTTTGACATGATGCCATTTGATATTATTGGTGGTGATCAAAAGGCTGGGTCTTTAGGATTTACGGATTTGCTTGATATCAACCAAGATTTTGGTGCCGCTGCTTCTTTATTCGATTGGTTTGCTCAAAATCCGATTGTGGGGTCTCAGCAGCAACAAACTTTTGTCCCATCACCGGCATCAACTCTACCGGAAACATCAGAGGTTTTGAATAACCCAGCAACTCCAAATTCATCAGCTTCTATCTCTTCCTCTTCGAATGAAGCAGGAAATGATGCTTTCCAACAAGTTAAAACTGGAGATCAAGAAGAAGAGCAGGATCACGACAAGACCAAGAAACA GTTGAAACCGAAAAAGAAGAACCAAAAAAGGCAAAGAGAGCCGAGATTTGCATTCATGACAAAGAGTGAAGTCGATCACCTAGATGATGGGTTTAGGTGGAGGAAGTACGGCCAAAAAGCTGTGAAAAACAGCCCCTATCCAAG GAGTTATTATCGTTGCACTAGTGCAGGATGTGGTGTGAAGAAGAGAGTGGAGAGATCATCTGATGATTCATCTATAGTTGTTACAACATACGAAGGTCAACACATACATCCAAGCCCATTAACTCCTAGAGGAAGTATTGGAATTTTGTCTGATTCAACTGGTTTTGGTGCTGCAACATCATCTTTTGTTATTCCACAAACTCAGTATCAACAACATGCTTACATGTATAGCTCATCACCTTCTTTGAACATTAATACCACGAGTAATACTAGTTTTAgtcccaccttttcttttcaccaGAGAAGGTCGGATAGTCCAGCTTCTTTGCTTAGAGACCATGGCCTTCTTCAGGATATTGTGCCCTCCCAGATGAGAAAGGAGCCTAAAGAGGAGTAG